In Rissa tridactyla isolate bRisTri1 chromosome 2, bRisTri1.patW.cur.20221130, whole genome shotgun sequence, a single window of DNA contains:
- the DERL1 gene encoding derlin-1 isoform X2 — protein sequence MFMLLFNWICIVITGLAMDMQLLMIPLIMSVLYVWAQLNRDMIVSFWFGTRFKACYLPWVILGFNYIIGGSVINELIGNLVGHLYFFLMFKYPMDLGGRNFLSTPQFLYRWLPNRRGGVSGFGIPPASMRRAAEDQQGGGRHNWGQGFRLGDQ from the exons ATGTTCATGCTCCTGTTTAACTGGATCTGCATTGTT ATAACTGGCTTGGCGATGGACATGCAG TTGCTGATGATTCCACTCATCATGTCAGTGCTTTATGTGTGGGCCCAGCTGAACAGAGACATGATCGTATCATTTTGGTTTGGAACAAGATTTAAG GCCTGTTACCTTCCATGGGTTATTCTGGGATTCAACTACATCATTGGTGGATC AGTCATCAATGAGCTGATAGGAAATCTGGTTGGCCACCTGTATTTCTTCTTAATGTTTAAATATCCGATGGATTTGGGAGGAAGGAATTTTCTGTCCACACCTCAGTTCCT GTACCGCTGGCTGCCAAATAGGAGAGGAGGAGTGTCGGGGTTTGGTATCCCACCCGCTAGCATGAGAAGAGCTGCAGAAGATCAGCAGGGTGGTGGAAGACACAACTGGGGCCAAGGTTTCCGGCTAGGTGACCAGTGA